The sequence below is a genomic window from Bactrocera neohumeralis isolate Rockhampton chromosome 4, APGP_CSIRO_Bneo_wtdbg2-racon-allhic-juicebox.fasta_v2, whole genome shotgun sequence.
ctgatcgccattcacttgggagtggccagaaacgattcttttacatatagctcaagcagctcacgacttccggttttagaccaagtatcctctgggtagcctaaaaacatccgtttgaaggagagctaaagtgagaaggcgaaatatcccctacacagtcttgtgcgctgggtttgggacccggcACGAAAAAGTTCgttcatgaagaagttcgaatagcaatcacccgtctgaagaacagcaaagcggcgggggccgaagGACAGCGGCGAAGAGCTGAagaggagcatgcatcagcttctttgtagaatatggtcggacgaaagcgttCCCGATTAGTAGAATTCATAtgtgttctgcccaatccacaaaaaaggagatcccacaGTCTGCGttaactaccgtgggataagcctccacaacatcgcgtataaggttctatcgagcgtattgtgtgaaatattaaagcccaccgtcgacaaactgattgggctttatcagtgtggctttagacctggaaaatcaacaactgaccagatattcaccatgcgccaaatcttggaaaaacccgtgaaaggagaatcgacacacaccaccttttcgtcgatttcaaagctgcatttgatagcacgaaaagaagctgcctttatgacgcgatgtttgaatttggtatccacgcaaaactaatactggtatgtaaactgacgttgaggaatattaaaagctccgtcagggtcGGGAACGACCTGTCCGAGTCGTTTGATGCctaacgaggtttcagacaaagcgactctctttcgtatgacttcttcaaccttcttctggagaaaataattcgagctacggaactaaaccgagaaggtacaaacttctataagagtgtacagctcctgcgtatgctgatgatgaaatcataactcggctataaccgcgtaagcggttttcacgccagtaaagaagaagaagatttaaacacacaaacaatttAGCCCTATGGGctacttaaaaattttgtctaCACTTGagaaaatttactaatttagcgctacaatacttttttttatatattcaagactttatttattctttttctttttttattatatcgaTCACTGAGTACTtacgtgaaaatattttagatcaTTCTGATAATTCTCCTTGATATGGTTTCGTCTGCATTATGTGTTGTTGttcaggttttttttaaattacttctcAGCACCATGTGCCGTTGTTTAgagtttgtttattattaaaaccaagttaaacttttataatatgaattatttatTCAGCAATATGTGCTGTTGTTAAACTCCGAATTACAACTTTTATagtgtaaattatttattcagCATTATGTGCTGTTGTTAAAGTCTGGATTACAACTGAAACTAAAAAATAGAAGCCCAGCCTGACTTTCTTACACTTGGCACAATTTTGGCATTACTGCTGCTACTGCAcctgatgctgttgttgttgttgtttagacAACAGGTGAATCGCTGACACCGCGCTGATGTTTGCCAGTTGATGGGAAAATACGGACGCGGACTATTCCCGCGCTTACTGGCTGGCGTGGAGTAGGTCTAAGAACGCTACAGTGGGCAGACTAACATACTAATGTGTTAActtatacaaactgaaaaatgtgaaatattaagtgttattaatacaaatttttgaatttttaaccggtaatattttaaaaaatataagtgtcagcaacattatttttgcatattccccCTCCCTAGAAGCTCcactatccgtacataccccatttataccgaaattcgtgtttttacccgaccgccaaagtaatcggaatcgtgccaacAGCATGTAAATTGAAAACAAGAACGTAAACACTTTTGTTGATTcgtaaaataaacttaatttactagttcacatcgaaattttttaatggaATGAATAGAATAatgttaaattgaaaacgtaatTGCCAATAAAGTgaatgataaaaaggaattaaatgtgtggatgtatgtatgtatgtatgttgtgctTATCAgctgatatttgtttacaaaagaaatattctGCAAGAACAAAGGATTTATTCAGATGCAAGCAAGTCGAATATCTctgaagttaaatttataaaaaattagttgagaATCATTGACTAGTAAAACAATATTATAAGCATGATTATAGTGAGAACGTACATTAGGTTTCTGAAccttttatttgcaatttttggaaGTATCGATCATTCTCTCGGAATAACCGATGTGAAAGTACAGTATTTACCAGCAAACAAAAGCAGTAATATAGACAACAAAGGTAAATCTTTCAATTATATGTGGTTGCATGATACTGCTTCAACTCGTGGTCTCCTTTATCCACGGGAATCTGAGTCGCGTGAAGTACGAACCCTGGATGGCATATGGCGATTTTTGCCATCAGACGTTAATGATCCCATGAAGGGTGTGCGCGATTGTTGGTTCAAAGCTGATTTAGACAAGGTAAACATCAATTTACAAgataactattaattttgattttgtatttaACATGTATGAATCAAGGTGAGACCCACCCGCCCTATGCCAGTACCTTCAAGTTATAATGATATTAGTGTCGATAGTAAATTACGCGATCATATTGGAACAGTGTGGtacgaaacaaaattttttataccacATTCCTGGAACATGGATCAACGCATTTGGCTACGTTTTGGAAGCGTTCATTATGCAGCTATTGTTGTAAgttataaaagtaatttaacCGTATACCCTGCTATTATATTAAATCGAAATGTGTTAACTACCATAAAATAGGGGTGTAGTTTTCCAAAAAGCATAATTTGTTAtcgaaacattttattttattttataccttAAACACTAAATGCCGCagtatttgttattttgttattatatttttcgtaTACTTGTTTTTAGTGGATTAATGGGGAAAAAGTAATGTCACATTCTATTGGGCATTTACCGTTCGAGTCGGAAATAACTAATTACGTGAATTTTGGTGCTGAAAACAGGTTAACTTTAATTTGCGACAATACGCTTGTAAATTCAACAATTCCACAGGGAACGATAGTTGAGGAAGAAAGGTAATATAAAGTAgaagtttattttaaatcttttgGAACATATTTCATTTTGAGTATTTTAGTGATAATGGTAAGGTTATGATTCAACGGTATACATTTGATTTCTTCAATTATGCTGGTATACACCGAACTGTTCATCTTTATACCACCCCTGCTGTTTACATTGAAGATATTAAGGTGTCAACAGATTTGATTGAGAATCATATAGGTAAGCGTTAAATAATGAACATACGTAGTTactattaaacaatttaattaataaaatgatgCTGTATAGGGCTTGTTCATTATGAAGTAATCGTAAATGGGAATGAAAGAAAAGCTGTTGTTTATGACCCTCCAATAGAACCTCTTTATATCCATGTGCAAATGCGCAATAAAGAAGGTGAAATAGTGGCTCATAGTGTTTCTAAAACAACGTTAAATGGCACGATTGTAATAAAAGACGTTATGCCCTGGTGGCCATATTTGATGAACCCCGAACCCGGATATTTATATACTATGGAATTGTATTTGCATGCTGTTGATGAATCTCTGCTTGATGTATATCGTCTGAAAGTCGGCATTCGCACATTAAaatggaataattcgacatttcTTTTAAACGATGCTCCGATTTATTTACGAGGCTTCGGGAGACACGAGGACTCTGACGTAAGACCTAAATTCGAAATGttctctcttttatttttatgattttagatACGAGGAAAAGGATTTGACTATGCCTTACTGACGAGGgattttaatttgataaaatgGATTGGAGCAAATGCTTATCGTACCTCACATTATCCTTATTCGGAGGAATCAATGCAATTCGCTGATGAGTTTGGCATTATGGTCATAGATGAATGTGCTGGCGTTAATACagagtatttattttaatctaTTTATAAGATACTAAAATATCAGTAATTATGTTTTGTCTacaacataaaatatgtatatgtacttattattgTAGCATTTTTGAACCATTGTTATTACAAAATCATAAATTCTCGATTGAACAACTAATACATCGAGATCGTAATCATGCCAGCGTTATTATGTGGTCTATTGCAAATGAACCTCGTTCCGGTAATGCCCAGGcggataaatattttaagtaattactTTCTTGAATTGCTGTTGTACAtcatttgtttaataatattgtatttttttacagaattttatcaaattatACCAAGTCATTGGATCCTACGAGACCCATCACGGCCGCTTTAAATATTGAGGCAAAAAAAGACAAATtggtaaaatttgtattaatcaCTTGATTCCAAAGTAATATACGATGATTCGAAAATAGGGACAATATTTGGATATAATAAGTTTTAATAGATATAACGCATGGTACCAAAACGCTGGACAATTGGATATGATTACTAAACATGTAGTGGAGGAAGCAACACTGTGGCATGTAATGCACAATAAAACTGTTATAATGACAGAGTATGGGGCAGATACTTATGAAGGATTGCATTTTGTAAGTTAAGAATAAGATaactcaaatttaattaaatttagtaagAACAATATATTTGgtaattttcgattttaaatGCCATCAGCTTCCAGCATATATTTGGTCGGAGGATTACCAGCTTTCACTACTCCGCAAGCACTTCAAAGCGTTCGACAACCTAAGATCTCAAAAGTGGTTTATTGGAGAATTTGTATGGAATTTTGCTGATTTCAAAACTGCACAAAGTATGTGAGAAACattgaatttatatattatatatatatgtatatattgtggAAATGGATTTACATTTTTAGCATACACACGCGTTGGAGGTAATAAGAAAGGAATATTTACACGTCAACGCCAGCCAAAATCGGCCGCGCATTTACTTCGTCAACGATACTTTGGTTTGGCTATTGAATTAGACCAATGCGAGCCGCCTCTGGAACTATTCGATTACGTTATACACTGGCAAGAAAGACCACAATTCATTCGGAATTATGATGACTTATAAC
It includes:
- the LOC126754518 gene encoding beta-glucuronidase-like is translated as MIIVRTYIRFLNLLFAIFGSIDHSLGITDVKVQYLPANKSSNIDNKGKSFNYMWLHDTASTRGLLYPRESESREVRTLDGIWRFLPSDVNDPMKGVRDCWFKADLDKVRPTRPMPVPSSYNDISVDSKLRDHIGTVWYETKFFIPHSWNMDQRIWLRFGSVHYAAIVWINGEKVMSHSIGHLPFESEITNYVNFGAENRLTLICDNTLVNSTIPQGTIVEEESDNGKVMIQRYTFDFFNYAGIHRTVHLYTTPAVYIEDIKVSTDLIENHIGLVHYEVIVNGNERKAVVYDPPIEPLYIHVQMRNKEGEIVAHSVSKTTLNGTIVIKDVMPWWPYLMNPEPGYLYTMELYLHAVDESLLDVYRLKVGIRTLKWNNSTFLLNDAPIYLRGFGRHEDSDIRGKGFDYALLTRDFNLIKWIGANAYRTSHYPYSEESMQFADEFGIMVIDECAGVNTDIFEPLLLQNHKFSIEQLIHRDRNHASVIMWSIANEPRSGNAQADKYFKILSNYTKSLDPTRPITAALNIEAKKDKLGQYLDIISFNRYNAWYQNAGQLDMITKHVVEEATLWHVMHNKTVIMTEYGADTYEGLHFLPAYIWSEDYQLSLLRKHFKAFDNLRSQKWFIGEFVWNFADFKTAQTYTRVGGNKKGIFTRQRQPKSAAHLLRQRYFGLAIELDQCEPPLELFDYVIHWQERPQFIRNYDDL